Within Citromicrobium bathyomarinum, the genomic segment CGGAGACGCGGGCCGCGATCCGCGTGCTCGAAACCAGTCATCCGCCGCAATATTACATTCCCCCGCAGGACATCACCAATGGCGTGCTGGAGCCCGCACCGGGCCGCTCGCTATGCGAGTGGAAGGGGCAGGCGCGCTACTGGGATGTCGTCGCCGGGGGCGATCGGCTGGCGAAGGTCGGCTGGAGCTATTCCGACCCCACGCCCGGTTTCCGCATCCTGACCGATCATGTCGCGTTCTACCCCGCACCGTTCGACCGGATCACGGTGGATGGGGAGGTCGTGACCCCGCAGCCGGGCGAATTCTATGGCGGGTGGATCACGTCGCGGGTGGTCGGCCCGTTCAAGGGCGTTCCCGGCAGCCGCTTCTGGTGATCGGCCCGCGCGGCTAGCGCACGATCACGACCACGGTGCTCATCAACCGGCGCGCGGCGGTCCAGATCGAATTGCGACCCGCGCGACCGATCATGTCCTCGACCAGCTCGTCGAACACGCCGCGTTCGTTGCGCGCGGCGGCGGTGCACAGGTCGACCAGCAGCATCTCGTCATAGCTCAGTGCCATCTGGCACGGCCGGTTGAGCGCGATCGGTTCGGGCCACGCCCTGCCTGCCTCGTCCATGAAGACGTGAAACGGGCGCACCGCATCCGACGTGCCGATCTGCGCGGCCAGCGCGCGGCAGCTATATTTGCCCTCGCACCGGGCGAGGTGGACGTAGCGCATCGCGCAGACCAAGCGGGCGTGGATCGGCGAGACATCGTCGAGATTGGGGGTTGCGAGCAGCGTGTGCAAAGTCATCGGTTGAGCCCTGTCTATCATTGCGAGTGCTTCGCAATAGCGTTTAAAGCCTGCTTGCAGGGCGCGTCAAGCAGGCTTCCCCAAAAACACCTCCGACTGTCGACAGGCTTGGCAGATCGTGGCGAGTGGCTTAGCGCTGCGGGCCATGAAAACATCGCTCGTCGCGCTCGCTGCGCTCTCGCTCGCCGCCCCGTTCTGGGCTTCTCCCGCTCTTGCTCAGGAGGCACCCGACCGGCTCTCCGCAGTGGCCGATGAGGCGCTGGCAAGCGACACCGCCGCGTGGGACTTCGTCGAAGGAATCACCACCGAGGTCGGCCCCCGTCAGGCGGGCACCGAGGCGGAACAGCGCGGGCGCGACTGGGCGGTCGAATGGCTGCGCGCCAACGGCTTCCGCAATGTCGCTGACGAACCCTATCAGATGCAGACCTGGGTGCC encodes:
- a CDS encoding DUF427 domain-containing protein; the encoded protein is MKRPDPIPPGPGQESVWDYPRPAIAEPTDVHIVIEHRGVRIAETRAAIRVLETSHPPQYYIPPQDITNGVLEPAPGRSLCEWKGQARYWDVVAGGDRLAKVGWSYSDPTPGFRILTDHVAFYPAPFDRITVDGEVVTPQPGEFYGGWITSRVVGPFKGVPGSRFW